aaaaaataattgttcatATGTTCATTTTTAATAACTCAACTCTATGAAATGATTATTTGCTCCTAACAAATTATTCCCAAAAACTTAGTTACGTGTATGGTATAAAATGTCTTCAAACGTAATTAGGAATTTTGTGGTATATTTTAGGCAAACATATAGAATGGATTAGAGTGATGACAAAGGTCCACCGGTGAGATGAATGAGATAtgtaagaacaaaaataaagaaaaagagtaataaaaaataataaatatagtaaagaaaagaacatatataaataaatggaGAAGATAATTATGTATCATTTTTCAACTCCCCTcaactctatttttttttcttatatactaAAAACAAGGTGAATGATACAACAGTCATTGCCACGTCACGTTTTTTTTGTACTCCTACCTAACACTTTCCGtttagtattagtattattataattttttaacgaATATGAATATTTCCGCGTCTCACCCCAACaaaattgatttgattttaattattttatttttgtccctctaacttaaatttatttatttctttatccAGAAAAGTTGACGTTAAAATAACAAATCACCGTCAGAAAAtacacattaaaaataaaaataacgtATTTTCAAATTAAGAAGGACGAAAATgacataatttgttttaaaaaattaactggAGAATTtgttaagttaaaaattatattttattattttgttacaaagttcaaaaaatatatttttaacgcGAATTCTCTCATTCTagaaaatcttaaataaaaaacgAGAAGGTAGTGTGTATTTTATATTCACAAAAAGACAAATATAGCAAGGAAGTCATGACACGAGTGAcctgtgaaaataaattatacgcGTTTTCATGGAGAAAAAGATCACAATTgataaggaaaaaaatgaagaaggtgaatattatacattttttattattaatttaaatttatatgatttttaaaaattattttaacccctcttttaaactaaataaaagttgaatgataaagaaaatattataacgTTAAATTCTAATCTCACACTCATTATCCCTTCTAATGATGACATTACAATTCTAATATGTTAGCAAGTACCTTTAGTTTCTAATTAGTGTAGATAAAGTGGTAACGTGATGCATAATCACATGATTAATAATAAACCGTGTTAGAAGTAGACACGAACTTACGATTTTCTTTGTACTGTATCAGACGCTAAAATGCCCAACGAAAATTTAAGAGGTTTCATCTCATACGCTAAAATGGTAGGACCCTAAATTGACAAAAGTAAACCCTAAATCAGTTTTAGACATTGTCAGTGTCATCTTTAGCCCTTTAAACAAAAGTTCCTAAGCTTTATTTCCTTGTTctcatttaatgtaattatatatgtttgctgaattcattttttcttttcctcgtAAGAAATATATACTGTCTTAACATTTCataatcatattaattaaagattGTATTAGAAAAAGAACATTCAAAGAAAGTGTCCAGTAGGactaaattagttaaaatttatttgtgtcAATTAAACCAAACACACCACTAGAAAAAGAACATTCTAAGAAAGTGTCCAGTAGGTTCATTTATATGTCAATTGAACATTCATGCAGGTTCATTCACactcagaatttttttttcttcataggTGGTCTACCACTAACACCAAAGACTAAAAGATTAACTGCAGTGTAAAATCTAACCGAAATCACACTTTATTCAAGTAgcatagaagaaaaacaaaaaaagagtgATGCATTCAGAGACTTGGAAAGATCCAAAATCCAAAATACACAACAATTTTCCAGCTTCCTTTCCTACAGGATGAATTACCAGCTCAAAGGCCCTCAAAAAACCGAATGTGGTCTTCAAAAGTCTCACCATGTCTTATTTTGCTCACTgatccatcatcttcaacctaaAATATTTTACAGCATAAAAATGTCATGCTTTATATCAAATCAAGTTAAAATTGATTGTGTTCAAAACCTGCATGGTATTCTACAAAGCaactaaatataataaaaccaCAACCAACAAGAAACGAGTTATTAAATATTAGAACTTTCaatcattaattataacaaGCAGTACCCTCGTTTTATATAATGTGTTTTCTCAAAACATGTAGAACTTCAAATGGTTTTGCCAAAGACCTTAAACACAGAACAATCATTAGAAAAACATTATTCCTATTCAGAGAGGCTTTCCTGATATTATATGTTCATTGACGATTATCAAAAGGCATGTTCACTGAAAACCACTTCAAAGAAGTTAGCAAGTGGAGAAAAGCAACTCCATACCCAATACTCAGGAGGCCGCATCTTTAGATTGTATGTTGATGCCATGCTCATGCAATAAGCGCCAGCATCATGAACGACCAAACCAGTACCCTGACAATAAAATTCAGATGAGATAGTTTAAACAAGTTAGCATTCCTGTCATCTTTGTTTTGTACAAATTATgcacatttattatttaagcatgtagtttaatttaaatttaagaaaaaaatattatattacctTGGCTGGAGTAGGAAgttctctttcttttcctaaGAAATCTGCAGACTCGCAGACTGGGCCAACCACGTCAAAGGTTGCTTTCTCAGCATTTGATGGGGCAGGGGAAACCAACTCTATATGCTGCACCCAAAAATTAGATGTCACTATTAAACATTCACGTAAACATAGATTGACACAACCCATCAGCATGAGGTAGCCAAAAGGACCTTGTGCTATCCAATAAGTTTCTTTAGAACATGCTAAATCTAACTTTGTTCACTTCTAATCTGTTTTCCAATCAATACTGTCCAGATTCCACCAGATTTGGAAAATCAGAACCAAAAATGTTATTGCATGCTTTGGTATAGTGAGATCCAAATCCAAAAATACAAGATTAGCATTTTCTCCTTTAAGCTATATTCGGCAAACAAGCGGGTCAAGGTTGTGGAATCCCAACCAAACTATAATGTATTGATCAAGTTTTAAAAGTACATTATATGCTACGGGAAAACACAACCGTTCATACGGCCTAGAATTCTTCATTAGTTTCTGAGGCAAGACTTAGCATAATGGCAGCCATCACACAAAAACTTCTCAGAAGAAAAAATTATCTTTGTCAAACACCCACACCACACCAATATTGATTTATTGATTAGAAGATATAACAAACCTTTGGCACTTGTATTACATACCTGGTAAGCATCATAGAGACTAGGGCGGATAAGTTCTGCCATACTTCCATCAATTACAATGAAGTTTTTAGATCCATTAGTTTTAACCCCTGTCACCCGGTTAACTAAGCAACATGTGTTAGCAATGAGTGATCTCCCTGGTTCAATGATGAGATTAAGACCTCGGGAAATAACAAGATCTCGTACCTACTCCAACCATGAaacaaaaaattgatattaGCAGGTATGGCATGTGCACAGTTAATAAAACGTAGTCCAATTCACTTATTCTGCTATAAAGGGTAGTATAACAACAGGTCAAAGACTGATACAAATTGGCAGTGCAGAAGCATGTGATCCCTATGATATATAACACTTACAAACATATGTGTGAAAATGCATTCATAGTATATGTTATTTCTAGGACACAAATAAATACAGAGTCATattctattatttaaatatctttggATCCCAGTGGACTTCCTTCAACAATAGCCAACCTCAGCAGACACGTGAGATATTATCAAATTACCATGATTAATACGAACTACTTATCTATCAGTTATCACACATAAACTGTGCTCATAAGGACCTCCAGCACCAGTCATTTGCACATCAGAAGGTCCAATAATTACTTCTATGACAATTCAACATCCATGAAAGCTTCTATTTCAATAAAACATGATAACTGCTAAGAACTTCAGATCACAATTGACAATTGATGAGATGTTTGGGCCATTTGTACTATAGCATCTTTCAACAACTATAATTAACGAAAAAGTTCTCAATAGATGACATTGATCAAGTTCCTCAAATACTGTgacaaaaacatatattgtataatttaatattagttCCTAAAGGACTTATTTATCACGTTTGTGTGCATCTAATATTTACACAAATGGTAAATGctgaattttaattgtataacATTGCAATATTAAGAATATCTATTTATCAGCCATTGCTTATTAGTGATATTCATTATGCTAGTACGCAACTGCAAActtaattacatataaaatgtAAAGATGAAATGATATGGGCCGAGTCCTCACAGTGTCAATGAGATCTCTAGGTGAAGGAAGGATGGCACCAGAATGATAATAATCTATCCCAAGTCCTCCtccaatatttaaataatcaacttCAAAACCCTGAGCTCGGATTTGATCAATGTAGTTGATCATAATGGTGGCAGCATCCCTGAAAATGTCTACCTGAAAGAGTGGAAAAAGAACACAGCTATATTTAGATAAAGATTAGGAATCAACATAAAGTAGTGCAAAGCTTGAAATTGACTTAAGCAAGAATGTTGTAcacaaataaaggaaaaaaacataaatataaaaagaggTGTATAACTTAATATACCAaagcaaaaataataataatttccaTCTAACCTTGGTGATTGTTGAACCGAGATGGCAGTGGGCCCCTACTAGTTTGAGCTCATTAGAATGCTCCTTCACTACATCTAAGAACCATTGCAGCTTCTCATTTCTAATGCCAAATTTAGAGTTCTTATTCCCAGTAGCAACATAAGGATGGACCTAAGAGTAACAAAGTTAgaagtttaaatattttcaaataaaaaacataaattatgcAGATGAGAGCTAGAAATCCGAGGTTTCAGGTCTGCCCAATGGTGAGCTGTTCACTAACCAGTCAATCACTAGTAATACAGAAAAGTTTTAGTACAGTGATGATAAATACAGGAAGAGTAAAGGAAACTGCTATAAGTGCTGAAATGGGGTATTTTATAATGTCAGTGAAAGGAAGATATCGTATGAACGTAATATGTAATTGCCTGAGAACATTGATAATTAATTGTTGAAATTACGCAAAGCTGTTTGCAATCAAATGCCCTGAGCAATGCATTAGTTAGAAACTAGACGAGTGTCATTAACCATGTTCACTTTCTTCTACGCTAGAAAGCTTATTTTAGCCGCATTAATCCTGATAGCAGAAACAcattttaaggaattaaacatTTATTCTTTTCAATGGAAGCCTCTTTCGATCTGTTCAACTTCAGTTGCCTATCAATAACCCCTAATCTGAAAAAGTTGCCAAAGCCTTAGAAAATGAGTCAAACATGACAACTCAATTAGCAAAAACGTGGACAACAACATACCTGTGGATCTACATCCGGATTAATCCGAAGTAAAACATTGACCTTCTTTCCGGCCCTTTTTGCAGCCTCTACAATGTTCTCCAAGTCAAACTCACTATCAATGTTGACAAAGACACCTGCCTGGGCAGCCAAGACCAAGTCCTCCAAGATTTTACCATTCCCATTAAAGATACACCTATCCATCCAACCCAGAAATAATCTAAGAATACATGAAACTCTTAACaacacaaaatacaaaaatgccAAACGACATGTAATGTgggtaaaaaaaaacacaacaacacaTTAATCGGTTGATTGTTATTGAACCTTGTGGGATCAAAGCCAGCACGAAGAGCCAATCTAAGCTCATTCCCACTAACAAGCACAGCTCCACAGCCCAAGTGCCTCAAATGTTCCAGAATCTTCAAGTTATTGTTGGCCTTAATGGCATACCCAATTATAGAGTTCAACCCTTCCAATGCATTCCTATAGGCTTCAACATTCCTAGTTATCTGGGGCTTGCTGTAAAGATAGAAAGGCCT
This sequence is a window from Vigna angularis cultivar LongXiaoDou No.4 chromosome 2, ASM1680809v1, whole genome shotgun sequence. Protein-coding genes within it:
- the LOC108322461 gene encoding diaminopimelate decarboxylase 1, chloroplastic, which translates into the protein MAGSHLLSHSHSLPKTYNHSFNQNPLSQNLLLPFKFKATLRPRALRAVLSQKAAQTAVEDSKKAPFQHCFTKSEDGYLYCEGLKVHDIMESVERRPFYLYSKPQITRNVEAYRNALEGLNSIIGYAIKANNNLKILEHLRHLGCGAVLVSGNELRLALRAGFDPTRCIFNGNGKILEDLVLAAQAGVFVNIDSEFDLENIVEAAKRAGKKVNVLLRINPDVDPQVHPYVATGNKNSKFGIRNEKLQWFLDVVKEHSNELKLVGAHCHLGSTITKVDIFRDAATIMINYIDQIRAQGFEVDYLNIGGGLGIDYYHSGAILPSPRDLIDTVRDLVISRGLNLIIEPGRSLIANTCCLVNRVTGVKTNGSKNFIVIDGSMAELIRPSLYDAYQHIELVSPAPSNAEKATFDVVGPVCESADFLGKERELPTPAKGTGLVVHDAGAYCMSMASTYNLKMRPPEYWVEDDGSVSKIRHGETFEDHIRFFEGL